In Xylanibacillus composti, the genomic stretch TTCGCCTACGTGCGCTCCGGCCTAATGCTTGCGATTGAGCTGGACGGATTTGGCCCGCATTGGAGGAACATTAGCCGTTGGCAGTTCGTGGACCATAACAGGCGGCAAAATGATCTGATTATCGATGGCTGGAAAGTGCTGCGGTTCGCTTATGACGATATCAAGGAGTATCCGCGCTTCTGCCAGCAGAAGCTTCAGCAATTTGTAGGGAGATGGTACGGAGAAGGACATCAGGCGCTAAATGCAGACTGGAGGGAGAAGGAGATCATCCGGTATGCGCTTAAGGCGGGTCGTCCTCTCAAACCGCTTGACCTAAGTGACTACATGGGAGTAGATGTGAAGACAGCAAGGAAGTGGCTGGCGCAGCTGGTCGAGAAAGGCTG encodes the following:
- a CDS encoding DNA-binding response regulator; its protein translation is MAFREAYEQFISDHLQKRKGEAARRLREGHGHAEQLFLENVWWPAFGHFHHLYPEFEVTDFKDGFRFIDFAYVRSGLMLAIELDGFGPHWRNISRWQFVDHNRRQNDLIIDGWKVLRFAYDDIKEYPRFCQQKLQQFVGRWYGEGHQALNADWREKEIIRYALKAGRPLKPLDLSDYMGVDVKTARKWLAQLVEKGWLLPASGEKRIRAYRLNVEGKHFTL